Proteins encoded together in one Oenanthe melanoleuca isolate GR-GAL-2019-014 chromosome 7, OMel1.0, whole genome shotgun sequence window:
- the NEMP2 gene encoding nuclear envelope integral membrane protein 2, translating to MAPAGPPLRPGPGLLLLLVRLALPAAAAGSGEAPPAGKNCSLLQEMDVIQKQEENCYCYVQNRTIHLHYLWSTLQIKVSSREKFRFEPISEKNNCWNSETVFEFAACAVQILWKPETCTETFLSIKQYGEDVCFKIQPFKIEPYIVRVKREMLDGKLLFLFVAGIFLFHFANSMSRSAKFFYLSGIILGVLALLVFVLLALKRFIPRHSTFWILMSGSCMVSLYLIYCFKENMQWLWSEHKNYLLGYFLAVGITSFAICYQHGPLTTELSISLLTWMLQLIAFVLIYFGVTIPQVAYAVIAVSLCSKGLCYPLDAACHIARKMKHHFKSKKLVFKYLTEEEYREQGESETIRALEELRSFCRSPDFPSWIAISKLQAPHRFAAFVLGSPHVSPSEAKAHDEQYGIGSSFLEEQLFETRAQSEQDEPANSVHEEDEEIANQMHTQVPFPYATELL from the exons ATGGCTCCGGCGGGGCCGCCCCTccgcccggggccggggctgctgctgctgctcgtCCGGCTGGCGCTGcccgcggcggccgcgggcAGCGGGGAGGCGCCGCCAGCAG GTAAAAACTGCAGTTTGCTGCAGGAAATGGATGTCATccagaagcaggaagaaaactGTTACTGCTATGTGCAAAACAGAACTATTCACTTACACTACCTGTGGTCGACTCTCCAG ATAAAAGTTAGCAGCAGAGAAAAGTTCCGGTTTGAGcctatttcagaaaaaaacaactgttgGAACTCAGAAACTGTTTTTGAGTTTGCTGCATGTGCTGTTCAAATCCTCTGGAAACCAGAGACATGTACAGAAACTTTTCTGAGCATAAAACAATATGGAGAGGATGTTTGTTTCAAAATACAGCCCTTCAAAATTGAACCGTACATTGTGAGGGTGAAAAGAGAAA TGCTAGATGGAAAgctcttgtttttgtttgtagctggaatttttctgttccattttgCAAACAGCATGAGCAG GAGTGCCAAGTTCTTTTACCTTTCTGGAATAATACTGGGTGTTCTTGCTCTGCTAGTCTTTGTCCTGTTGGCACTTAAAAGGTTTATTCCAAGG cACAGTACATTCTGGATTTTAATGAGTGGCTCCTGCATGGTCTCCCTGTATTTAATTTACTGCTTCAAAGAGAATATGCAGTGGTTGTGGTCTGAACACAAAAACTACCTGTTGG GGTATTTTCTGGCTGTTGGGATTACCAGCTTTGCCATTTGCTATCAGCATGGGCCACTGACCACAGAGCTCAGCATCAGCTTGCTCACATGGATGCTCCAATTAATAGCTTTTGTCCTGATCTACTTTGGTGTCACCATCCCTCAAGTTGCATATGCAGTCATAGCAGTCAGCCTCTGCTCCAAAGGCCTGTGTTACCCCCTGGATGCTGCCTGTCACATTGCCAG aaaaatgaaacatcacTTTAAATCAAAAAAATTGGTGTTTAAATACCTTACTGAAGAGGAGTATCGAGAACAAGGTGAAAGTGAAACCATCAgagctctggaggagctgcgCTCATTCTGCAGGAGCCCTGACTTCCCATCGTGGATAGCTATATCCAAACTCCAGGCTCCACACAG GTTTGCAGCTTTTGTTCTGGGATCTCCCCACGTCTCACCTTCAGAAGCAAAGGCACATGATGAGCAGTATGGCATTGGGAGCTCCTTCCTGGAAGAGCAGCTGTTTGAGACAAGGGCACAGTCTGAGCAAGATGA